One part of the Malus sylvestris chromosome 2, drMalSylv7.2, whole genome shotgun sequence genome encodes these proteins:
- the LOC126607933 gene encoding auxin-responsive protein SAUR76-like yields MAKGGKLTKLKSVLKKWNSFSKQNSRRSLNSVVSAADEDYSTDVIISGDLRPVYVGKSRRRYLVASDVVDHPLFKELADRSDDDTINVACEVVLFEHLLWMIENADPQPESMDELVEFYAC; encoded by the coding sequence ATGGCCAAAGGTGGGAAGCTAACAAAGCTCAAGTCAGTGCTGAAGAAGTGGAACTCCTTCAGCAAGCAGAACAGCCGCCGCAGCCTCAACTCCGTGGTCTCCGCCGCGGATGAAGATTACTCCACCGACGTAATAATTTCAGGAGACCTCCGCCCCGTCTATGTGGGCAAGTCCAGAAGACGTTACCTTGTGGCCTCCGACGTCGTAGACCACCCGCTTTTCAAGGAGCTGGCCGACAGGTCAGACGACGACACGATCAACGTCGCATGCGAGGTGGTGCTGTTCGAGCACTTGTTGTGGATGATCGAGAATGCCGATCCACAGCCCGAGTCAATGGACGAGTTAGTCGAGTTCTATGCCTGCTGA